The following are encoded together in the Nocardioides sp. Arc9.136 genome:
- a CDS encoding chemotaxis protein CheW — protein sequence MSTRLVTFTLDDRVYGVDVDAVQEVLRGQPRTRIPLAPTSVAGLINLRGQVLSAVDLREQLGLAAYSSDQEPMLVVIRVSGEPVALLVDSIGSVVDVEADQFEPPPDTLAGVARDLILGAYKLEDQLLLALDVDRAVAA from the coding sequence GTGAGCACCCGACTGGTGACCTTCACCCTCGACGACCGCGTGTACGGCGTCGACGTGGACGCCGTGCAGGAAGTGCTGCGCGGGCAGCCGCGGACGCGGATCCCGCTGGCACCGACCAGCGTGGCCGGGCTGATCAACCTGCGCGGCCAGGTGCTCTCGGCGGTCGACCTGCGCGAGCAGCTCGGCCTGGCGGCGTACTCCAGCGACCAGGAGCCGATGCTCGTCGTCATCCGGGTCTCCGGCGAGCCCGTGGCCCTGCTGGTCGACAGCATCGGCTCGGTCGTCGACGTGGAGGCCGACCAGTTCGAGCCGCCGCCGGACACCCTCGCGGGCGTGGCCCGCGACCTCATCCTCGGCGCCTACAAGCTCGAGGACCAGCTGCTGCTCGCCCTCGACGTCGACCGCGCCGTCGCGGCCTGA
- a CDS encoding chemotaxis protein CheA — protein MDEMDEIVQEFLVESHENLDQLDRDLVALEREPGSRDLLASIFRTIHTIKGTSGFLAFGRLEAVTHVGENLLARLRDGKMSMTPTTTDTLLAMVDVVRELLTSIEATGGEGEVDVEPVVARISAVLDGGQAPMDAVAEPAPVLELEPLVAELLAEPQTGPEPEPAREPEPAPEPLPVVRQAAEDTADATAAEPARRNVADASIRVDVDLLDTLMRLVGELVLTRNQIVRQAGAQSADQELAGAAQRLNLIASELQEGVMKTRMQPIDHLWSKLPRVVRDLGSALDKSVELVMEGRETELDRSLLESVKDPLTHLVRNAVDHGLESAADRLAAGKPAQGVLTLRAYHEGGQVVVEVCDDGAGIDPARVSAKAVERGLRTPAQLEAMTHADVLQLIFTPGFSTAAAVTNVSGRGVGMDVVKTNIEAMGGTIEVESALGRGTTCRLRIPLTLAIVPALTVECAGDRYAIPQVSLLELVALDADRAASEVEDVNGASVYRLRGALLPLVRLADVLGVESDRSDGHVLIAVLQAEGKRFGLVIDRVLSTEEIVVKPLTSRIKELGTYSGATILGDGRVALILDVQALARRVLSAEALERATGQATAVEAVAASDHLRMLVVGIGGERRVAIPLSSVTRLESIPASTVEQVGSREVVQYRGAILPLLRLDRHLGAFGGQENDELTVVVYSAGERSVAIVVEEIIDIVDEDAQVRSDIDDHGLLGSALVRDRIVELLDVRAAILAADPGFYDHAPLEAAPELAEAL, from the coding sequence ATGGACGAGATGGACGAGATCGTCCAGGAGTTCCTCGTGGAGAGCCACGAGAACCTGGACCAGCTGGACCGCGACCTGGTCGCCCTCGAGCGGGAGCCCGGCTCCCGGGACCTCTTGGCGAGCATCTTCCGCACGATCCACACGATCAAGGGGACCAGCGGGTTCCTGGCGTTCGGGCGGCTCGAGGCGGTCACCCACGTCGGGGAGAACCTGCTCGCGAGGCTGCGCGACGGCAAGATGTCGATGACGCCCACGACGACCGACACGCTGCTGGCGATGGTCGACGTCGTCCGCGAGCTGCTGACCTCCATCGAGGCCACCGGCGGCGAGGGCGAGGTCGACGTCGAGCCGGTCGTCGCGCGGATCTCCGCGGTGCTCGACGGCGGCCAGGCTCCCATGGACGCGGTCGCCGAGCCGGCCCCCGTGCTCGAGCTGGAGCCGCTCGTGGCCGAGCTCCTCGCCGAGCCGCAGACCGGGCCCGAGCCCGAGCCGGCCCGCGAGCCCGAGCCGGCCCCCGAGCCGCTGCCGGTCGTCCGGCAGGCGGCCGAGGACACCGCCGACGCGACGGCTGCCGAGCCGGCGCGCCGGAACGTGGCGGACGCCTCGATCCGCGTCGACGTCGACCTCCTCGACACGCTCATGCGGCTCGTCGGGGAGCTGGTGCTGACCCGGAACCAGATCGTGCGGCAGGCGGGCGCCCAGAGCGCCGACCAGGAGCTGGCCGGTGCCGCGCAGCGGCTGAACCTGATCGCCAGCGAGCTGCAGGAGGGCGTGATGAAGACGCGCATGCAGCCGATCGACCACCTGTGGTCGAAGCTGCCCCGCGTCGTCCGCGACCTGGGCTCCGCGCTCGACAAGTCCGTCGAGCTGGTCATGGAGGGTCGCGAGACCGAGCTGGACCGGTCGCTGCTGGAGTCGGTCAAGGACCCGCTGACCCACCTGGTCCGCAACGCCGTCGACCACGGCCTCGAGAGCGCCGCCGACCGCCTCGCCGCGGGCAAGCCGGCGCAGGGCGTGCTGACCCTGCGGGCCTACCACGAGGGCGGCCAGGTCGTCGTCGAGGTGTGCGACGACGGTGCCGGCATCGACCCGGCCCGGGTGTCGGCCAAGGCCGTCGAGCGGGGCCTGCGCACACCCGCGCAGCTCGAGGCGATGACCCACGCCGACGTGCTGCAGCTGATCTTCACGCCGGGCTTCTCGACCGCCGCGGCGGTCACCAACGTCTCCGGCCGCGGCGTCGGCATGGACGTGGTGAAGACCAACATCGAGGCCATGGGCGGCACCATCGAGGTGGAGTCCGCGCTCGGCCGCGGCACCACCTGCCGGCTCCGCATCCCGCTGACCCTCGCGATCGTCCCCGCCCTCACCGTCGAGTGCGCCGGCGACCGGTACGCCATCCCGCAGGTCAGCCTGCTGGAGCTGGTCGCGCTCGACGCGGACCGGGCCGCCAGCGAGGTCGAGGACGTCAACGGCGCCAGCGTCTACCGCCTGCGGGGCGCGCTGCTGCCGCTCGTGCGGCTCGCCGACGTGCTCGGTGTCGAGTCCGACCGCTCCGACGGCCACGTGCTGATCGCGGTCCTGCAGGCCGAGGGCAAGCGGTTCGGCCTGGTCATCGACCGGGTGCTCAGCACCGAGGAGATCGTCGTCAAGCCGCTCACCTCGCGGATCAAGGAGCTCGGGACGTACTCCGGCGCCACGATCCTCGGCGACGGCCGCGTCGCGCTCATCCTCGACGTGCAGGCGCTGGCCCGGCGGGTGCTGTCCGCCGAGGCGCTGGAGCGCGCGACCGGGCAGGCCACGGCCGTCGAGGCCGTCGCCGCGAGCGACCACCTCCGGATGCTCGTCGTGGGCATCGGGGGCGAGCGCCGGGTCGCGATCCCGCTCTCCTCGGTGACCCGGCTCGAGAGCATCCCGGCCTCCACGGTGGAGCAGGTGGGCAGCCGCGAGGTCGTGCAGTACCGCGGCGCGATCCTCCCGCTGCTCCGGCTCGACCGGCACCTCGGGGCCTTCGGGGGCCAGGAGAACGACGAGCTGACGGTCGTCGTGTACTCCGCCGGCGAGCGCAGCGTGGCGATCGTCGTGGAGGAGATCATCGACATCGTCGACGAGGACGCCCAGGTCCGCAGCGACATCGACGACCACGGCCTCCTCGGGTCGGCCCTGGTGCGCGACCGGATCGTGGAGCTGCTCGACGTGCGCGCCGCGATCCTCGCCGCCGACCCCGGCTTCTACGACCACGCGCCCCTCGAGGCGGCGCCCGAGCTCGCGGAGGCGCTGTGA
- a CDS encoding M15 family metallopeptidase, translating into MTILLSDPRVRAVPVVESGEPLVRLGADLSPVGARVRRGLAERLVRADAALPDGLRLRVLEGHRSAVDQQAIITAYAAQLRVLHPEAADDPAALERLTSRFVSPLDVAPHVAGAAVDLTLVDVRTDPAGVELDLGTPVDATPEQSGGRCFTAATDIPAAARGRRRLLAEVLGAEGLVNYPTEWWHWSHGDRYWALVTGAAHALHGPVTEAVAA; encoded by the coding sequence ATGACGATCCTCCTGTCGGACCCGCGGGTCCGAGCCGTGCCGGTGGTCGAGTCCGGTGAGCCCCTGGTCCGCCTCGGCGCGGACCTCTCCCCCGTCGGCGCGCGGGTCCGCCGCGGCCTCGCGGAGCGGCTCGTGCGCGCCGACGCGGCACTGCCCGACGGCCTCCGGCTGCGGGTGCTCGAGGGGCACCGCAGCGCGGTCGACCAGCAGGCGATCATCACGGCGTACGCCGCGCAGCTGCGGGTCCTGCACCCGGAGGCGGCGGACGACCCGGCCGCGCTGGAGCGCCTCACCAGCCGGTTCGTCTCGCCCCTCGACGTGGCGCCGCACGTGGCCGGCGCCGCCGTCGACCTGACCCTCGTCGACGTCCGCACCGACCCCGCCGGCGTGGAGCTCGACCTCGGCACGCCGGTCGACGCGACCCCCGAGCAGAGCGGCGGCCGCTGCTTCACCGCCGCCACCGACATCCCGGCGGCCGCCCGCGGCCGCAGGCGCCTGCTCGCCGAGGTGCTCGGGGCCGAGGGCCTGGTCAACTACCCCACCGAGTGGTGGCACTGGAGCCACGGCGACCGGTACTGGGCGCTGGTGACCGGGGCCGCCCACGCGCTGCACGGCCCGGTCACCGAGGCGGTGGCGGCGTGA
- the alr gene encoding alanine racemase — MSTACSPAPTAVPGPAQVPVLQVDLAAVAANTRLLADRAQGGLMAVVKADGFGHGAVDVARTALAHGATWLGTTGLGEAWPLRAAGLRAPLLSWLNPVDADWAAAAAHDVDVAVPGAEHLAAVAAAPGRSRVHLHVDTGMARDGAAPASWSALCAAARRAERRGQVEVVGVMGHLGCAEDPTDPCNGLARTRFAWALETARAAGLRPVHRHLAATAATLTDPRTHHTMSRVGAGLVGIDPSGTTPLRGALTLTAPVVSVRRVPAGTPVGYGHAHRTQRATHLGLLAVGYADRLPRAASGRAEALVAGRRRPLVGRVSMDQVVVDLGDRPVDLGEPVTLLGPGDAGEPTAQEWAAWAGTIPHEVVTGLGAAARLQRRTAGATHLRSLP, encoded by the coding sequence GTGAGCACGGCGTGCTCCCCCGCGCCGACGGCAGTGCCCGGGCCGGCACAGGTGCCCGTGCTCCAGGTCGACCTGGCGGCCGTCGCGGCCAACACCCGGCTGCTGGCCGACCGCGCGCAGGGCGGGCTGATGGCGGTCGTCAAGGCCGACGGCTTCGGCCACGGTGCGGTCGACGTCGCCCGCACCGCCCTGGCGCACGGCGCGACCTGGCTCGGCACCACCGGGCTCGGCGAGGCGTGGCCGCTGCGGGCGGCCGGGCTGCGCGCGCCCCTGCTGAGCTGGCTCAACCCCGTGGACGCCGACTGGGCCGCCGCGGCCGCCCACGACGTCGACGTGGCCGTCCCCGGCGCCGAGCACCTCGCCGCGGTCGCCGCCGCACCGGGCCGGTCGCGGGTCCACCTGCACGTCGACACCGGCATGGCCCGCGACGGTGCGGCGCCCGCCTCCTGGTCGGCGCTGTGCGCCGCGGCGCGCCGTGCCGAGCGGCGCGGCCAGGTCGAGGTCGTGGGGGTGATGGGCCACCTCGGCTGCGCCGAGGACCCCACCGACCCGTGCAACGGGCTCGCCCGGACCCGGTTCGCCTGGGCGCTGGAGACCGCCCGTGCCGCGGGGCTGCGGCCGGTCCACCGCCACCTCGCCGCCACCGCCGCGACCCTCACCGACCCCCGGACCCACCACACGATGAGCCGGGTCGGTGCCGGGCTCGTGGGCATCGACCCCTCGGGCACGACGCCGCTGCGCGGGGCCCTCACGCTGACGGCCCCCGTCGTCTCCGTGCGTCGGGTGCCGGCCGGGACGCCGGTCGGGTACGGCCACGCGCACCGCACCCAGCGCGCCACCCACCTCGGCCTGCTCGCGGTCGGGTACGCCGACCGGCTTCCCCGCGCCGCCTCGGGCCGCGCCGAGGCGCTCGTCGCCGGCCGCCGGCGCCCGCTGGTCGGCCGCGTCTCCATGGACCAGGTCGTCGTCGACCTAGGCGACCGCCCGGTCGACCTCGGCGAGCCGGTCACCCTGCTCGGTCCCGGCGACGCGGGCGAGCCGACCGCCCAGGAGTGGGCCGCCTGGGCCGGGACCATCCCGCACGAGGTCGTCACCGGCCTCGGCGCCGCCGCCCGTCTCCAGCGCCGCACCGCCGGCGCCACCCACCTCAGGAGCCTCCCGTGA
- a CDS encoding D-alanine--D-alanine ligase, translating to MTTLTSPRSTHVPTRVPTRVAVIGGGRSCEHDVSLASAASVADALDPAAYDVVRLTIARDGSWLDEHGTPLDLAGAVGVLAGCDVVFPVVHGPHGEDGELAALCELAGRPYVGSGVGAGAVAMDKWVTKLVAGAVGIATAAGRLVTADTAATLAWTGPVVVKPVAAGSSHGVTLVRTPDRLAPALDAALALDGRVLVEEVVDGREVDVAVLRRPDGSLLASPALEIVVDGLFDHDAKYGGHADLLVPADLDEVDAKALEQAAVATYDALGCDGVARVDFFLTADGLVLNEVNTVPGMTEHSQVPRMFAAAGLPYAALLDELVRGALA from the coding sequence GTGACCACCCTCACCAGCCCCCGGTCCACCCACGTCCCGACCCGCGTCCCGACCCGCGTGGCGGTCATCGGCGGCGGCCGCAGCTGCGAGCACGACGTGTCGCTGGCCTCGGCCGCGTCCGTCGCCGACGCGCTCGACCCGGCGGCGTACGACGTCGTGCGGCTCACCATCGCCCGGGACGGGTCCTGGCTCGACGAGCACGGCACCCCGCTCGACCTGGCCGGCGCCGTCGGGGTGCTGGCCGGCTGCGACGTGGTCTTCCCCGTCGTCCACGGCCCGCACGGCGAGGACGGCGAGCTCGCGGCGCTGTGCGAGCTCGCCGGCAGGCCCTACGTCGGCTCCGGCGTGGGCGCCGGCGCCGTCGCCATGGACAAGTGGGTGACCAAGCTGGTCGCGGGCGCGGTGGGCATCGCCACCGCCGCCGGACGGCTGGTCACCGCCGACACCGCCGCGACGCTCGCGTGGACCGGGCCGGTCGTGGTCAAGCCGGTGGCCGCCGGCTCCAGCCACGGCGTGACCCTGGTCCGGACGCCCGACCGGCTCGCGCCCGCGCTCGACGCGGCGCTGGCCCTCGACGGACGCGTGCTCGTCGAGGAGGTCGTCGACGGCCGCGAGGTCGACGTCGCGGTGCTGCGGCGGCCGGACGGGTCGCTGCTCGCCTCGCCCGCCCTGGAGATCGTGGTCGACGGGCTCTTCGACCACGACGCGAAGTACGGCGGCCACGCGGACCTCCTCGTGCCGGCGGACCTCGACGAGGTCGACGCCAAGGCGCTCGAGCAGGCCGCGGTGGCGACGTACGACGCGCTGGGCTGCGACGGCGTCGCCCGGGTCGACTTCTTCCTCACCGCCGACGGGCTGGTGCTCAACGAGGTCAACACCGTCCCGGGGATGACCGAGCACTCCCAGGTGCCGCGGATGTTCGCCGCCGCCGGCCTGCCGTACGCCGCCCTGCTCGACGAGCTCGTCCGCGGCGCGCTGGCGTGA
- a CDS encoding acyltransferase: protein MRGRVDGIDLLRGVAVGLVLLRHAAPDPFPGAGVVGVVVFFALSGHLITGLLVDEVARTGRIDLLRFYRRRARRLVPPLLVLVAGVVVVTLALDPIGDRDRLGDTVLVALTWTADLPLGDPSDATFHLWTLALEEQFYLVWPALLLLAVPRGRTRTLLVVATVGCLLACAATVVWLRSDPDLAYALPTSWAVCFVVGAASRIGADRLRVPRPVVLAALGALAVLAVVPLRGHALTYLAGGPAIALLTAVVLSSWRTWTTVGSPLLRPLVWLGTVSYAAYLWNYPLTVWLRPHTDLAGPLAAVLTLVCAALSWRFVEAPLQRRRAAAPDRAPVAA, encoded by the coding sequence GTGAGGGGGCGGGTCGACGGCATCGACCTGCTGCGCGGGGTGGCCGTCGGCCTCGTGCTGCTGCGGCACGCGGCCCCGGACCCCTTCCCGGGCGCGGGCGTGGTCGGCGTCGTGGTGTTCTTCGCCCTCTCGGGCCACCTGATCACCGGCCTGCTGGTCGACGAGGTGGCCCGCACGGGGCGGATCGACCTGCTCCGCTTCTACCGTCGTCGCGCGCGCCGGCTCGTCCCGCCGCTGCTGGTGCTGGTCGCCGGCGTCGTCGTGGTGACGCTCGCGCTGGACCCGATCGGCGACCGCGACCGGCTGGGCGACACCGTCCTGGTCGCGCTGACCTGGACCGCCGACCTCCCGCTGGGCGACCCGAGCGACGCGACGTTCCACCTGTGGACGCTGGCGCTGGAGGAGCAGTTCTACCTCGTGTGGCCGGCGCTCCTCCTGCTCGCCGTGCCCCGCGGCCGCACCCGCACGCTGCTGGTCGTCGCGACCGTCGGCTGCCTGCTCGCCTGCGCGGCGACCGTGGTGTGGCTGCGCAGCGACCCCGACCTCGCCTACGCGCTGCCGACCTCCTGGGCGGTGTGCTTCGTGGTGGGTGCGGCGTCCCGGATCGGTGCCGACCGGCTGCGGGTGCCGCGACCGGTCGTGCTGGCGGCCCTCGGCGCGCTGGCGGTCCTGGCCGTGGTTCCATTGCGCGGTCACGCGCTCACCTACCTGGCAGGAGGCCCGGCCATCGCGCTCCTCACGGCGGTCGTGCTGTCGTCCTGGCGCACCTGGACGACCGTGGGCTCCCCGCTCCTGCGTCCGCTGGTGTGGCTCGGGACGGTGTCGTACGCCGCGTACCTGTGGAACTACCCGCTGACGGTCTGGCTCCGCCCGCACACCGACCTCGCCGGCCCGCTGGCGGCCGTGCTGACCCTGGTGTGCGCCGCGCTGAGCTGGCGTTTCGTCGAGGCGCCCCTCCAGCGCCGCCGCGCGGCCGCGCCCGACCGGGCCCCGGTGGCCGCGTGA
- a CDS encoding sensor histidine kinase, whose amino-acid sequence MSEAPTWQRWVPDASAGVATLALGIIEVRGNLFLDDGGAAYLIVLAVAVAVGLSRALPAGSLAAAWFAGAVQVTSGTGAMLVEVLLAVAAFGCARWGRPLTVWLSGLSMPLGALIAVLWLDSDLVYRALDLVGVRLLAQTAYRGGDWRVPASLLILALLATPWLAGLALRFLDRARSSRVSQVAAEAERDQAEEIARLREGQAQLARDVHDVVGHSLAVILAQAESAQYLPDTDPEAHAEALRRTMANIATSARTSLQDVRQVLSASAGTAPAAGQHGDLDALVEGVRASGHEVVSSEVGTPRPLPPELEVVAFRVLQEMLTNAIRHGHRGEPVLVERHWEGELRLEVRNVVGAPPAADETRPLAAVDPAELEAQATAGHGLEGMRRRLEAVGGRLDVRRREEPGGATFTATAWVPLRSVPRGAGR is encoded by the coding sequence GTGAGCGAGGCGCCGACCTGGCAGCGGTGGGTGCCCGATGCCTCCGCCGGCGTCGCCACCCTTGCCCTGGGGATCATCGAGGTCCGGGGCAACCTCTTCCTCGACGACGGCGGCGCGGCGTACCTCATCGTGCTCGCCGTCGCCGTGGCGGTCGGGCTCTCGCGGGCGCTGCCGGCCGGGTCGCTCGCCGCGGCGTGGTTCGCCGGGGCCGTGCAGGTCACCAGCGGGACCGGCGCGATGCTCGTCGAGGTGCTGCTGGCGGTCGCCGCCTTCGGGTGCGCCCGCTGGGGCCGCCCGCTCACGGTGTGGCTCAGCGGCCTGTCGATGCCGCTCGGCGCGCTCATCGCGGTGCTCTGGCTCGACAGCGACCTCGTCTACCGCGCGCTGGACCTGGTCGGCGTCCGCCTGCTCGCCCAGACGGCGTACCGCGGCGGGGACTGGCGGGTCCCGGCCAGCCTGCTGATCCTGGCGCTGCTCGCCACCCCGTGGCTGGCCGGCCTCGCCCTGCGGTTCCTCGACCGGGCCCGCAGCTCCCGGGTCTCCCAGGTCGCCGCCGAGGCCGAGCGCGACCAGGCCGAGGAGATCGCGCGGCTGCGCGAGGGACAGGCGCAGCTCGCGCGCGACGTGCACGACGTGGTGGGGCACTCCCTCGCGGTGATCCTCGCCCAAGCCGAGTCGGCGCAGTACCTCCCCGACACGGACCCCGAGGCGCACGCCGAGGCGCTGCGCCGCACCATGGCCAACATCGCGACCTCGGCCCGCACGTCCCTCCAGGACGTCCGCCAGGTGCTCAGCGCCTCCGCCGGCACCGCTCCCGCGGCCGGCCAGCACGGCGACCTCGACGCCCTGGTCGAGGGCGTCCGGGCCAGCGGCCACGAGGTGGTCTCCTCCGAGGTCGGCACGCCGCGGCCGTTGCCGCCCGAGCTCGAGGTGGTGGCCTTCCGGGTGCTGCAGGAGATGCTCACCAACGCGATCCGCCACGGCCACCGGGGCGAGCCGGTCCTGGTCGAGCGCCACTGGGAGGGCGAGCTGCGGCTGGAGGTGCGCAACGTGGTCGGCGCCCCGCCCGCCGCCGACGAGACCCGCCCGCTCGCGGCCGTCGACCCCGCGGAGCTCGAGGCACAGGCGACGGCCGGCCACGGGCTGGAGGGCATGCGCCGCCGCCTCGAGGCGGTCGGCGGCCGGCTCGACGTGCGCCGCCGCGAGGAGCCGGGCGGCGCGACCTTCACCGCGACGGCCTGGGTCCCGCTGCGGTCCGTGCCCCGGGGAGCCGGCCGGTGA